The Pirellulales bacterium sequence TGTGCGCAGCATCGGGTTAGACACCGCTGATGATGAAGCGTTGTGGAACTTCGCGAAACAAAACGATTTCACGATTGTTAGCAAGGACATTGATTTTCGACAGCGCAGCTTTTTGTTTGGGCATCCTCCAAAAGTCATTTGGATCGCGCTGGGCGATTGCTCGACAGTGGAATAGGCCAAGTTGCTGCGGTTGCGGCACCAGGAAATCGTGGAATTCCATGCCGATCAAACAGCTTCTTATTTGGCGCTGTTTTAAGAGACGATATTACCTGTCGTTCACCCCTTAATCACTCCGACCGGTCGCAGGCGGGCAACTTTTTTGGCGAGGCCGGCGCGGTGGACGACGTCGACGACTAAGTCGACGTCCTTGTAAGCGTCGGGCTGTTCTTCGGCCAGGCCTTTCCAACTGCGGGCCCGGGCGAACACGCCGCGCTGGCGCAGTTCGTGATCGATCCGACGGCCTTGTGCGGCTTTCACGGCGGCGGTGCGGCTGAGCATGCGGCCGGCGCCGTGACAGGCGGTGCCGAAAGTTTGCTCCATGCTGCCCGACTGACCCGCGAGAATCCAACTGGCGCGGCCCATATCGCCGGGAATGAGTACCGGCTGGCCGATTTGCTGATACGGTGCAGGAATTTCCGGATGGCCCGGCGGGAACGCGCGCGTGGCCCCTTTGCGATGCACCCACACCGGCTTGCGAATGCCGGCGATGTCGTGCTGTTCCAGCTTGGCAATGTTGTGGGCCACGTCGTACACCAAATCCATGCCCAGGTTTTCCCACGAACGGCCGAACACTTGGGCAAACACCTCGCGGGCTTGCCACATCAGCAGTTGGCGGTTGCACCAAGCGAAATTCGCGGCGGCCCGCATGGCGCCCAGATATTTTTTCCCCTCGGCACTGTGGACCGGCGCGCACACCAGTTGCCGGTCGGGCAATTCGATGCCGTATTTTTGCGGCGTGCCACGCAGGTCTTTGAGGGCATCGTCGCACACTTGATAGCCGAGGCCGCGGGAGCCGGAATGGATCATCACGCAGATTTGGCCAGCGGCAATGTTCATCGCCGCGGCGGCGGCTTCATCGAACACCCGATCGACGACTTGCACTTCCAAAAAATGATTGCCGGAGCCGAGTGTGCCACATTGATCGGCCCCGCGATCGAGGGC is a genomic window containing:
- a CDS encoding RtcB family protein, whose translation is MPSGGFHGPLERAAECCWRIPKSYKPGMRVDGLIYADDALIEHIRADQACEQVANVATLPGIQVASLAMPDIHWGYGFCIGGVCATDPEQGGVISPGGVGYDINCGVRMVRTNLQLAELQPHLETLVGELFANIPTGVGRGGKYKFSRTELRQLMATGPAGLISRRLAVQRDIDYTEAHGCLDGAEPDDVSDRALDRGADQCGTLGSGNHFLEVQVVDRVFDEAAAAAMNIAAGQICVMIHSGSRGLGYQVCDDALKDLRGTPQKYGIELPDRQLVCAPVHSAEGKKYLGAMRAAANFAWCNRQLLMWQAREVFAQVFGRSWENLGMDLVYDVAHNIAKLEQHDIAGIRKPVWVHRKGATRAFPPGHPEIPAPYQQIGQPVLIPGDMGRASWILAGQSGSMEQTFGTACHGAGRMLSRTAAVKAAQGRRIDHELRQRGVFARARSWKGLAEEQPDAYKDVDLVVDVVHRAGLAKKVARLRPVGVIKG